A single genomic interval of Rosistilla ulvae harbors:
- the hpnC gene encoding squalene synthase HpnC, protein MPSPASPLENPNAAPPSLAESQAYCRRYARARRENFVVASCCLPRDLRQDFYNLYTYCRTADDLADEIASPAESLYLLDLWQQQLESCYDDQPPHIAFVALQSTIERFSIPREPFLDLLTAFRRDQDQSRYATQEELADYCRYSANPVGHLILHLADAFDSSRASLSDSICTGLQLANHWQDVGEDFRRGRIYLPQDRCEALGVTEAMLAAPTASTELKALVSEQVEIASRLFEDGRPLLEHVPRWLRLDLELILAGGEAALQAIRDADFDILGNRCKVPLKTRFAWVARTAWLQWSAR, encoded by the coding sequence ATGCCCTCCCCCGCCAGCCCGCTCGAAAATCCGAACGCCGCGCCGCCAAGCCTCGCTGAAAGCCAGGCCTACTGCCGACGTTATGCGCGCGCGCGACGGGAGAACTTTGTCGTCGCCAGTTGCTGTCTGCCGCGCGATCTCCGCCAGGACTTCTACAACCTCTACACCTACTGTCGCACCGCGGACGATCTGGCCGACGAGATCGCTTCGCCCGCCGAGAGTCTCTACCTGTTGGATCTCTGGCAACAACAGCTCGAAAGCTGCTACGACGATCAACCGCCCCACATCGCTTTTGTGGCGTTGCAGTCGACGATCGAGCGGTTTTCGATTCCGCGTGAGCCGTTTCTGGATCTATTGACAGCCTTTCGCCGCGACCAAGACCAATCGCGATACGCGACTCAAGAAGAGCTGGCCGATTATTGCCGCTATTCCGCCAACCCGGTCGGCCATTTGATCCTGCACTTGGCGGATGCCTTCGATTCTTCGCGGGCATCGCTCTCCGATTCGATCTGTACCGGGTTGCAGCTCGCGAATCATTGGCAGGACGTTGGCGAGGATTTTCGTCGCGGGCGAATCTATCTGCCGCAAGACCGCTGCGAGGCGTTGGGCGTTACCGAAGCGATGCTCGCCGCGCCGACAGCGTCCACGGAATTGAAGGCGCTCGTTTCCGAGCAGGTCGAAATCGCAAGCCGCTTGTTTGAGGATGGCCGCCCGCTGTTGGAACATGTTCCCCGCTGGCTGCGGTTGGATTTGGAGTTGATCCTTGCGGGCGGCGAAGCGGCACTGCAAGCGATCCGCGATGCCGATTTTGATATCCTGGGCAATCGGTGCAAAGTGCCGTTGAAGACGCGGTTCGCCTGGGTCGCGCGTACCGCTTGGCTGCAGTGGTCTGCCCGATGA
- a CDS encoding outer membrane protein assembly factor BamB family protein, producing MSDDVTPENEPAATDATAPPARKPGRKPVILVALTLLFAAFTIGGRYFIIELEDLVGISMDVLNVITLFGTAALLLGWAGWALLMSGWRWPQRIAVAVMLIGLPIGFLSLFRPVGGGDIDFLRFEPVWTKRAQPAALTDDAAVVTVDLKTETPNDFAQFLGREQTGSVDAQIDPEKFADSPILWKQTIGLGWPGFVARNGFAVTMEQRGVNECVSCYRIDDGTLVWLYEHPARHRDAMNLGHVGPRSTPTIHDGKVYAVGAVGNLVCLDGADGTPLWQVDLNELLEIELAETTDNDGLTVQYEANTSLAWGRSNSPLIVDDSVIIAGGGPREGTKATLMAFDLQTGELKWRGGDEMIAYGSPTIAAVSGIRQILMTAESQAMGFDPKTGDVLWTFERSGDSDGGANTSQLSVVSETDVMTTKGYPGGGGERIRLSVDGEKITPESVWYNASVLKTKLTSPVIYDGHGYSLSNGFMESTDLSDGTRNWKQRGRFGHGQILLVGDKILIHSESGTLHLIDASPEEYHEYGEIKTIDGICWNTLCLYGSKLLVRSDLEAACIDLPMLNQPAVDAVAPENPEP from the coding sequence ATGTCCGACGATGTCACTCCCGAAAACGAACCGGCTGCCACCGACGCGACCGCCCCACCGGCACGCAAGCCTGGGCGGAAACCGGTGATCCTTGTCGCGCTGACGCTGTTGTTCGCCGCCTTCACGATCGGCGGTCGCTACTTCATCATCGAACTGGAAGACTTGGTTGGCATCAGCATGGATGTGCTGAACGTGATCACCTTGTTCGGCACCGCGGCGCTGTTGTTGGGATGGGCAGGCTGGGCCTTGCTGATGAGCGGTTGGCGGTGGCCGCAGCGGATCGCCGTGGCGGTGATGCTGATCGGACTGCCGATTGGATTCCTGAGTCTGTTCCGTCCGGTTGGCGGCGGCGACATCGATTTCCTGCGGTTCGAACCGGTCTGGACCAAGCGAGCCCAACCGGCGGCGCTGACGGACGACGCCGCGGTGGTGACCGTCGATCTGAAAACCGAAACCCCCAACGATTTCGCTCAGTTTCTGGGGCGCGAGCAGACGGGCAGCGTCGACGCGCAGATCGATCCCGAAAAATTCGCCGACAGCCCGATCCTCTGGAAGCAGACGATCGGACTAGGGTGGCCCGGCTTCGTCGCTCGCAATGGCTTTGCTGTCACGATGGAACAGCGAGGCGTCAACGAATGTGTCAGCTGTTACCGGATCGACGATGGCACACTGGTTTGGTTGTACGAACATCCCGCTCGGCACCGCGACGCGATGAACCTGGGGCACGTCGGGCCGCGGTCGACGCCAACGATCCACGATGGCAAGGTCTACGCTGTTGGAGCGGTCGGCAATTTGGTCTGCCTGGACGGGGCCGACGGGACGCCGCTCTGGCAAGTCGATTTGAACGAGCTGTTGGAAATCGAACTGGCCGAGACGACCGACAATGATGGGCTGACGGTTCAATACGAAGCGAACACATCGCTGGCGTGGGGCAGAAGTAATTCGCCGTTGATCGTCGACGACAGCGTGATCATCGCCGGGGGCGGACCGCGCGAAGGAACCAAAGCGACACTGATGGCTTTCGATCTGCAGACGGGCGAACTGAAGTGGCGCGGCGGCGACGAGATGATCGCTTACGGATCGCCCACGATCGCGGCGGTCTCTGGCATCCGGCAGATCCTGATGACCGCCGAGAGTCAGGCGATGGGGTTTGATCCGAAAACCGGCGACGTGTTGTGGACGTTCGAACGCAGCGGCGACAGCGACGGCGGCGCGAACACTTCGCAGTTGTCGGTCGTTTCAGAGACTGACGTGATGACGACTAAAGGCTATCCCGGCGGGGGTGGCGAACGGATTCGATTGAGCGTCGACGGCGAGAAGATCACGCCCGAATCGGTCTGGTATAACGCCAGCGTTCTAAAAACGAAACTTACAAGCCCGGTGATCTATGACGGCCACGGCTATTCGCTTTCCAACGGCTTCATGGAATCGACCGACCTGAGCGATGGAACGCGGAACTGGAAACAGCGCGGCCGGTTTGGGCACGGCCAGATCCTGTTGGTCGGCGACAAGATCTTGATTCACAGCGAATCGGGAACGCTGCATTTGATCGACGCTTCGCCCGAGGAGTACCACGAGTACGGCGAGATCAAAACGATCGACGGCATCTGTTGGAACACGCTCTGTCTGTACGGATCGAAGCTGCTTGTCCGCAGCGATTTGGAAGCCGCTTGCATCGACCTGCCGATGCTCAACCAGCCGGCCGTCGACGCGGTAGCCCCTGAAAATCCCGAGCCTTAG
- a CDS encoding endonuclease/exonuclease/phosphatase family protein: MSTVVAEETAPPVEFRIGFFNIYLGLANASHRAAVVRQIQRTAPDIMGLSEINDADHSMLRTLVPGLPNVVTQPGGLQPALLTRYPVLSSGSLGSNAPANEFRRKHLWAVLDVGHENRNLLVYVVHTESWCYKGPCANVKRPALEFPRAIEWIRLKQHIQAKLKQDPNLEVVVMGDWNDDNRSPQTDAFASEPEGVFGGFALGADIDFPVQHAPYPNYQCEQAGLRLLESTDTDGNRNTVWAGTPNPALQTAVKIDYIAHSEGVEVAGHEVLNSEVSDPNAGLRKYGEPLNFGDSRAASDHLMVFADMAIQ, encoded by the coding sequence ATGAGTACAGTCGTAGCCGAGGAGACGGCGCCGCCGGTTGAGTTTCGAATTGGATTTTTCAATATCTATTTGGGACTGGCCAATGCATCGCATCGCGCTGCCGTTGTGCGTCAGATCCAACGCACTGCTCCGGATATCATGGGGCTCAGCGAGATCAACGACGCGGACCATTCAATGCTGCGGACGTTGGTCCCGGGGCTGCCCAACGTGGTCACTCAGCCCGGCGGCTTGCAGCCGGCGTTGCTCACCCGTTATCCGGTACTGTCGTCCGGATCGCTTGGCTCCAACGCACCAGCGAACGAATTCCGACGCAAGCACTTGTGGGCAGTACTCGATGTGGGGCACGAGAATCGGAACTTGCTGGTCTACGTCGTTCACACCGAATCGTGGTGTTACAAGGGGCCGTGTGCAAACGTCAAAAGACCCGCGTTGGAGTTCCCGCGGGCGATCGAATGGATTCGGCTCAAGCAACACATCCAAGCGAAGCTCAAGCAAGATCCCAATCTCGAGGTCGTCGTGATGGGAGATTGGAACGACGATAATCGCAGCCCGCAAACCGACGCGTTTGCGTCTGAGCCCGAAGGAGTGTTCGGCGGGTTTGCGTTGGGTGCGGATATCGACTTTCCCGTCCAGCACGCTCCGTATCCCAATTACCAATGTGAGCAAGCTGGGCTACGGTTGCTGGAATCGACCGACACCGATGGCAACCGCAACACGGTATGGGCTGGAACGCCGAATCCGGCGCTGCAGACCGCCGTGAAAATCGATTACATCGCCCACAGCGAGGGCGTTGAGGTTGCAGGGCACGAAGTGCTCAATTCCGAAGTCAGCGACCCGAATGCGGGACTGCGGAAATACGGAGAGCCGTTGAACTTCGGTGATTCCCGCGCTGCCAGCGATCACTTGATGGTCTTCGCCGACATGGCGATCCAGTAG
- a CDS encoding SRPBCC family protein, whose translation MPAYRVERSILIDADAEKVFDTVADFNTWNIWSPWLVIAHEAVVTVTDDPNSVGSIYRWNGEFVGRGEVEHAQLDRPRKIVDTLRFEKPFKSTSQVEFLVQSEAGQTRLSWVMNGSLPWFLFWMRRNMETYIGTDYARGLKMVREYIQTGRVLSKSTVEGIEKIPARRVVGLRESCQLEEIGPVMGKTFARVAEEFSGHNLPLDGEMLSVYHPSDMMKGQFEFTCGYVVDSGVALPPGLVECSIPAAKALHVKHVGSYENLGNAWSGAHQFANYRKQKLAKTETLEIYRNTPQDTADEDLVTDIYLPLR comes from the coding sequence ATGCCAGCCTATCGTGTCGAGCGTTCGATCTTGATCGATGCGGACGCCGAAAAAGTCTTTGATACCGTCGCCGATTTCAACACCTGGAATATCTGGTCCCCCTGGTTGGTGATCGCCCACGAAGCTGTCGTGACCGTCACCGACGATCCCAACAGCGTCGGATCGATCTATCGCTGGAACGGTGAATTTGTCGGGCGGGGGGAGGTCGAACACGCCCAACTGGACCGTCCTCGCAAAATCGTCGACACGCTGCGGTTCGAGAAGCCGTTTAAATCGACGTCGCAGGTCGAATTCCTCGTGCAAAGCGAAGCGGGCCAGACGCGGCTCTCCTGGGTGATGAATGGCAGTCTCCCCTGGTTCCTGTTCTGGATGCGCCGCAACATGGAGACATATATAGGCACGGACTACGCCCGCGGCCTAAAAATGGTCCGCGAGTACATCCAGACCGGCCGCGTGTTGTCGAAGAGCACCGTCGAGGGGATCGAAAAAATTCCGGCTCGCCGAGTCGTCGGGCTTCGCGAGTCGTGCCAACTGGAGGAGATCGGCCCGGTGATGGGCAAGACCTTCGCCCGCGTAGCCGAAGAGTTTTCTGGACACAACCTGCCGTTGGACGGTGAGATGCTGAGCGTCTACCACCCCAGCGACATGATGAAGGGGCAGTTCGAATTCACCTGCGGATATGTCGTCGATTCCGGCGTCGCGCTGCCGCCGGGGCTTGTCGAGTGCTCGATCCCAGCGGCCAAGGCGCTGCACGTCAAACACGTCGGCAGCTACGAAAACCTCGGCAATGCGTGGAGCGGTGCTCACCAGTTTGCCAACTACCGAAAACAAAAACTCGCAAAGACCGAGACGTTGGAGATCTACCGCAACACGCCGCAGGATACGGCGGACGAAGACCTTGTCACCGATATCTATCTGCCGCTGCGATAG
- the gltX gene encoding glutamate--tRNA ligase has translation MIRTRFAPSPTGYLHIGGVRTALFNWLLARQSGGQFILRIDDTDQQRNVEEALQPILDGFRWLGMDWDEGPEVGGPHAPYYQSQRADRHREAVDQLLKSGHAYRDFAKPEELQQQREAAEKAGGAFVYDRRWMAETEEQAAAFEAEGRAGVVRLKMPREGVCQIDDLVRGEVRVDWAAEQDHVIQRADGSCLYHLATVVDDHDFEITHVVRAAEHLPNTPRQIFIAQSLGFELPQFAHLPYVAEPGGSAKLSKRKLDKYLKQRDFAALTDYGKRIADRIGMDTDANTFNPVIVDFYREIGFLPDAILNYLMLLGWSLDGSTERFTREEMIKHFTLARVNKSPASFDPQKLLAFQADHMADFDVDRKVEMALPFLVKAGWVAEADDATRSRVRQIVAAVGDRLKVAGDIIDYEFCFISADQLTYVEKDFEKRIRKPEEAVGLLKDLAVELGKADDFSVAGTEVAVKAFVEAKGIKIGQIIHALRVATTGQAVGFGMFETLAILGREEVLQRIEIAVNR, from the coding sequence ATGATCCGCACTCGCTTTGCTCCCAGTCCGACCGGTTACCTTCACATCGGCGGTGTCCGCACCGCGCTGTTCAATTGGCTGTTGGCTCGGCAGTCCGGGGGACAGTTCATCTTACGGATCGACGACACCGATCAACAGCGGAACGTTGAAGAAGCGTTGCAGCCGATTTTGGATGGCTTCCGCTGGTTGGGAATGGACTGGGACGAAGGCCCCGAAGTCGGCGGACCGCACGCTCCCTATTATCAGTCGCAGCGAGCCGATCGCCATCGCGAAGCTGTCGACCAATTGCTGAAGTCGGGCCACGCCTACCGCGACTTTGCCAAGCCGGAAGAATTGCAGCAGCAGCGCGAGGCGGCTGAGAAGGCGGGGGGCGCGTTCGTCTACGACCGACGCTGGATGGCGGAAACCGAAGAGCAAGCAGCGGCGTTCGAGGCCGAAGGACGAGCGGGCGTGGTGCGGTTGAAGATGCCTCGCGAAGGGGTTTGCCAAATCGACGACCTGGTCCGCGGCGAGGTCCGCGTCGACTGGGCGGCCGAGCAGGACCACGTGATCCAACGGGCTGATGGTTCGTGCCTGTATCACCTGGCGACCGTCGTCGACGACCACGATTTTGAGATCACGCACGTCGTTCGCGCCGCCGAGCACCTGCCCAACACGCCGCGGCAGATCTTCATCGCCCAATCGCTTGGGTTCGAATTGCCGCAGTTCGCGCACCTGCCTTACGTGGCTGAACCGGGCGGGTCGGCGAAGCTGAGCAAACGGAAGCTGGACAAATATCTGAAGCAGCGCGACTTCGCGGCGCTGACCGACTACGGAAAACGGATCGCCGACCGGATCGGAATGGATACCGATGCCAACACTTTTAATCCCGTGATCGTCGATTTCTATCGCGAGATCGGTTTCCTGCCCGATGCGATCTTGAACTATCTGATGCTGCTGGGATGGTCGCTGGACGGTTCCACCGAACGGTTCACTCGCGAGGAGATGATCAAACACTTCACTTTGGCTCGGGTGAACAAGAGCCCGGCCAGCTTCGATCCGCAGAAGCTGTTGGCTTTCCAAGCCGATCACATGGCCGACTTCGACGTCGATCGAAAGGTCGAGATGGCGCTGCCGTTCCTTGTCAAAGCGGGGTGGGTTGCGGAAGCCGACGACGCGACGCGGTCGCGCGTCCGCCAGATCGTGGCAGCGGTCGGCGATCGCTTGAAAGTAGCCGGCGATATCATCGATTATGAATTCTGCTTCATCTCGGCCGATCAACTTACCTACGTCGAGAAGGATTTCGAAAAACGAATCCGCAAGCCCGAAGAGGCTGTGGGGCTGCTGAAAGACCTGGCCGTTGAACTCGGTAAAGCCGACGACTTCAGCGTCGCCGGAACCGAAGTCGCCGTGAAGGCGTTTGTCGAAGCCAAGGGGATCAAGATCGGCCAGATCATCCACGCCTTGCGCGTTGCCACGACCGGTCAGGCTGTCGGATTTGGAATGTTTGAAACGCTAGCAATTCTGGGACGCGAAGAAGTATTGCAGCGGATCGAAATCGCGGTTAATCGATAG
- a CDS encoding DUF1559 domain-containing protein: MKPRRGFTLVELLVVIAIIGILVGLLLPAVQAAREAARRMQCTNNLKQIGLALHNHHDTYKRFPPGGAQDQAPFGTDATATTNWGSNWLVYILPFVEGNTIYDQWQFYGSSGVFNNNNRAVVSGNKMEQYRCPSSPLPEFCANISTSAAVDYVGISGADNGLIPGYTESRTIHAPSGGKMSAGGLLYPNSKTRFADIVDGTSNCLAVSEHSNFLTSSSGAKLDYRTSQSWGWAIGVKSSDSPPNMTLNSDNRSFAMSTIRYPINKTRGWSNDRSGTGVGSDGAANIPLNSPHPGGVVALMGDGSIRFIAETITLDTLARLATRDDGQVIADY, from the coding sequence ATGAAACCGCGACGTGGATTCACTCTAGTCGAACTGCTGGTAGTGATTGCGATCATCGGAATTCTCGTAGGCTTGCTTTTGCCTGCAGTCCAGGCCGCCCGCGAAGCGGCTCGTCGTATGCAATGCACAAATAACCTCAAGCAGATCGGCTTGGCATTGCATAATCACCATGACACCTACAAGAGATTTCCGCCTGGTGGAGCTCAAGATCAAGCACCGTTTGGGACCGACGCGACAGCGACAACAAATTGGGGTAGCAACTGGTTGGTTTACATCCTGCCGTTTGTAGAAGGAAACACGATCTATGACCAATGGCAATTCTACGGCAGTTCTGGAGTCTTCAACAACAACAACCGGGCTGTTGTCAGCGGTAACAAGATGGAACAGTATCGCTGCCCTTCCTCGCCACTGCCAGAATTTTGCGCCAACATTTCAACTTCGGCAGCAGTCGACTATGTTGGAATCAGCGGTGCCGACAACGGCTTGATTCCCGGGTATACCGAATCGCGAACGATCCATGCCCCCAGTGGCGGGAAAATGAGCGCTGGCGGCTTGCTCTACCCGAACAGTAAAACCCGTTTTGCTGACATCGTCGATGGCACAAGCAATTGCTTAGCCGTCAGCGAACATAGCAATTTCCTGACGTCCTCAAGTGGAGCAAAGCTTGACTACCGCACTAGTCAATCGTGGGGTTGGGCGATTGGCGTGAAAAGTTCCGATTCGCCGCCCAACATGACACTCAACTCCGATAATCGCTCGTTTGCCATGTCGACGATTCGCTACCCTATCAACAAGACAAGGGGTTGGAGCAATGACAGGTCAGGGACCGGTGTTGGGAGTGATGGAGCTGCCAATATCCCCCTCAACTCGCCCCACCCCGGCGGCGTTGTTGCGTTGATGGGGGATGGTTCAATTCGCTTCATCGCCGAAACCATTACGCTCGATACTCTGGCGAGGCTCGCAACCCGCGACGATGGTCAGGTGATCGCAGATTATTAG
- a CDS encoding DUF1801 domain-containing protein: protein MSENKTQPTDANVDDFIAAIENPRRQADALTALAIYKEITGLPPVMWGPSIIGFGTYHYVYATGREGDMPAAAFSPRKSNMTFYVADSFDGADSLYQRLGKHKRSVACLYINKLDDVDLDILRELIAGQYKHGSAC, encoded by the coding sequence ATGTCCGAAAACAAGACCCAGCCAACCGACGCAAACGTCGACGATTTTATAGCAGCGATCGAGAACCCGCGACGGCAGGCGGATGCTTTGACAGCCTTGGCGATCTACAAAGAGATCACGGGCCTGCCGCCGGTGATGTGGGGGCCATCGATCATCGGTTTCGGGACGTATCACTACGTCTACGCGACGGGGCGTGAGGGAGATATGCCGGCAGCCGCCTTCTCGCCGCGGAAGTCGAACATGACCTTCTACGTCGCCGACAGCTTCGACGGTGCCGATTCGCTGTACCAGCGGCTGGGCAAACACAAACGCTCGGTCGCCTGTCTGTACATCAACAAACTCGACGACGTCGACCTCGACATCCTCCGCGAGCTCATCGCGGGACAATACAAGCACGGGTCCGCCTGCTGA
- the ispH gene encoding 4-hydroxy-3-methylbut-2-enyl diphosphate reductase has product MKIHLAAPRGFCAGVNMAVESLEIALEAMGPPVYVYHEIVHNQYVVRTFRSKGAVFVNELTDVPEGATVLFSAHGVAPATRELAKQRKLTAIDATCPLVTKVHLEAIRYAKQGYTIFLIGHDGHDEVIGTMGEAPEAIILVETEEDVDKLDVSDEAKLAYLTQTTLSVDDATRIINRLKARFPELKGPPKDDICYATQNRQEAVRLLSDEADAVIVLGSQNSSNSQRLRELAESPDRPAFLIDGPEDLSVDQFQADWTVLVTAGASAPESVVNATIQWLEEHFAAEVELKTVREEKVSFPLPKPLRQYAK; this is encoded by the coding sequence ATGAAAATTCACCTTGCTGCGCCGCGAGGGTTCTGTGCGGGCGTGAACATGGCTGTCGAGAGCCTTGAGATCGCCTTGGAAGCGATGGGCCCGCCCGTCTACGTCTATCACGAGATCGTCCACAATCAATACGTCGTTCGCACGTTCCGTTCCAAAGGAGCGGTCTTTGTCAACGAATTGACCGACGTTCCCGAAGGGGCCACCGTTCTCTTCTCCGCTCACGGCGTCGCCCCCGCAACGCGTGAACTGGCCAAGCAGCGGAAACTGACGGCGATCGACGCCACCTGCCCGCTGGTGACCAAGGTCCATCTGGAAGCGATCCGATACGCCAAGCAGGGCTACACGATCTTCTTGATCGGGCACGATGGGCACGACGAGGTGATCGGCACGATGGGGGAAGCTCCCGAGGCGATCATTCTTGTCGAAACCGAAGAGGATGTCGACAAGTTGGACGTGTCGGACGAGGCGAAGCTGGCTTATCTGACTCAGACCACGCTGAGCGTCGACGATGCGACGCGGATCATCAACCGCTTGAAGGCTCGCTTCCCTGAACTCAAGGGGCCGCCCAAAGATGACATCTGCTACGCGACGCAGAACCGTCAGGAGGCGGTTCGATTGTTGAGCGACGAGGCCGATGCGGTGATCGTGCTGGGGAGCCAGAACAGTAGCAACAGCCAACGCCTGCGCGAGCTCGCCGAATCGCCCGATCGCCCCGCCTTCTTGATCGACGGTCCGGAAGACCTCTCGGTCGACCAGTTCCAAGCCGATTGGACCGTCTTGGTGACCGCCGGTGCCAGCGCCCCCGAATCGGTCGTCAACGCCACGATCCAGTGGCTCGAAGAGCACTTTGCCGCCGAAGTGGAACTGAAAACCGTCCGCGAGGAAAAGGTCTCGTTCCCGTTGCCCAAACCGCTGCGTCAATACGCGAAGTAG
- a CDS encoding ImmA/IrrE family metallo-endopeptidase codes for MSDYREAFATFIKPFAEYPSLQQRVLEVLHALPGDVQLDFASDPRFDVAIEDYQPGKGSRLFIASPGAVGKGSRCVVLRPKLDRATEAFAKYVIAHEFAHAHLHNGGWGEITDIEQAADALAASWGFDRPEQTGWAWLQ; via the coding sequence ATGTCAGACTACCGCGAGGCATTTGCGACCTTTATCAAACCGTTTGCCGAATATCCGTCGCTGCAACAACGCGTGCTGGAGGTACTGCACGCGTTGCCAGGCGACGTGCAGTTGGATTTCGCCAGCGATCCACGGTTCGACGTCGCGATCGAAGATTATCAACCGGGCAAGGGATCGCGGCTGTTCATCGCCAGTCCCGGAGCGGTTGGCAAAGGGAGTCGCTGTGTCGTGCTGCGGCCGAAGCTGGACCGGGCGACCGAGGCGTTTGCCAAATACGTGATCGCTCACGAGTTTGCTCACGCGCACTTGCACAACGGCGGCTGGGGAGAGATTACCGACATCGAACAAGCCGCCGACGCCCTCGCCGCATCATGGGGCTTCGATCGCCCGGAACAGACCGGATGGGCGTGGCTGCAATAG
- a CDS encoding IS630 family transposase (programmed frameshift): MKKYIVRLSDTEREELKAIVKKLKGSSQKVRRALILLKADTEGPGWTDAKIAEALACRIQTVENLRKRLVTEGFDTALHGKPRLSAPREKTLDGKQEAKVIALRLGKPPKGFASWSLRLLADHVVELGIVDSISYETVRQTLKKTGMTNRKIQYWVIPPDADSEFVACMEEVLDTYEEPYDSDYPVVCMDEQPVQLHKETRTPIPATRNHARRVDYEYERCGTASVFMFTEPLAGWREVTVRPKRTKVDWAIEMEALLTTRYKKAKKIILVCDNLNTHTKGAFYEAFKPEKARALVRRIEFRYTPKHGSWLNAAENELSSMTRQCINGRRFATIAPLRKETQAWSSHSNRRQRGVDWQFQVKDARTKLKSLYPKIKA; this comes from the exons ATTAAGAAGTATATCGTTCGGCTTTCGGATACAGAACGGGAAGAACTGAAGGCGATTGTAAAGAAGCTGAAAGGCTCCTCGCAGAAGGTACGGCGGGCGCTGATCCTTCTCAAAGCTGACACGGAAGGACCTGGCTGGACCGACGCCAAAATCGCGGAAGCTTTGGCGTGTCGGATTCAGACCGTGGAGAATCTTCGCAAACGTTTGGTGACCGAAGGGTTCGATACGGCGCTGCACGGGAAACCGCGTTTGAGCGCCCCGCGAGAGAAGACGCTTGACGGAAAGCAAGAAGCGAAAGTGATCGCCTTGCGGTTGGGGAAACCTCCCAAAGGGTTCGCGAGTTGGTCGCTGCGTCTGTTGGCAGACCACGTGGTAGAACTGGGGATCGTGGACTCGATCAGCTACGAAACCGTTCGCCAAACGCTTAAAAAAACGG GCATGACCAATCGCAAGATCCAGTATTGGGTGATTCCACCCGACGCCGACTCCGAATTTGTAGCGTGCATGGAAGAAGTCCTAGATACCTACGAAGAACCGTATGATTCGGACTATCCCGTGGTGTGCATGGACGAACAGCCGGTCCAGCTTCACAAAGAGACGCGAACGCCGATCCCGGCGACCCGCAATCATGCTCGACGCGTCGATTACGAGTATGAACGGTGCGGAACCGCCAGCGTGTTCATGTTCACCGAGCCGCTGGCCGGATGGAGAGAAGTCACCGTGCGTCCAAAGCGAACCAAGGTCGATTGGGCCATCGAAATGGAGGCACTGCTGACGACACGCTACAAAAAGGCGAAGAAGATCATCCTGGTATGTGACAATCTCAATACCCACACCAAAGGCGCCTTCTACGAGGCCTTTAAGCCAGAAAAAGCCCGTGCCTTGGTTCGTCGCATCGAGTTCCGTTACACACCCAAGCATGGAAGTTGGCTCAACGCGGCTGAGAACGAACTCAGTTCAATGACGCGGCAGTGTATCAACGGTCGTCGATTCGCGACGATTGCGCCGCTGAGAAAGGAAACACAGGCGTGGTCCTCACACTCAAACAGAAGACAGCGTGGCGTTGACTGGCAATTCCAAGTCAAAGATGCGAGAACAAAACTAAAATCCCTCTACCCCAAAATCAAAGCCTGA